In Candidatus Polarisedimenticolia bacterium, one DNA window encodes the following:
- a CDS encoding superoxide dismutase family protein, producing MRKLGWIASLGALALCGIACSTFAQGKKGTQTAPAGKATAAIEAKSGSTVSGTAEFTMHDGKMMITVSVKGAPAGQHAVHIHEKGDCSAPDASSAGGHFNPGGHQHGAPDATEHHAGDLGNMTVGADGTGSLMIHSSDLSLTGANSVIGHAIIVHEKTDDFVTQPTGNAGGRIGCGVIK from the coding sequence ATGAGAAAGCTCGGTTGGATCGCCTCGCTCGGAGCCCTGGCGTTGTGCGGGATCGCCTGCTCGACGTTTGCCCAGGGGAAGAAAGGGACCCAGACGGCGCCCGCCGGAAAAGCCACCGCGGCCATCGAGGCCAAGAGCGGAAGCACCGTCTCCGGCACGGCCGAATTCACCATGCACGACGGCAAGATGATGATCACCGTCAGCGTGAAAGGCGCGCCCGCCGGCCAGCACGCCGTCCACATCCACGAGAAAGGGGACTGCAGCGCTCCCGACGCCTCTTCCGCAGGAGGCCACTTCAATCCCGGCGGACACCAGCACGGCGCTCCCGACGCCACGGAGCATCATGCGGGCGATCTCGGCAACATGACCGTCGGCGCCGACGGCACCGGCAGCCTGATGATTCACAGCAGCGACCTGTCGCTCACCGGAGCGAACTCGGTGATCGGTCACGCCATCATCGTGCACGAGAAGACGGATGACTTCGTGACGCAGCCCACCGGCAACGCCGGCGGGCGCATCGGCTGCGGCGTCATCAAATAG
- a CDS encoding alpha/beta hydrolase, with translation MQTGEGDRIGSGSPRKRAARSACLALALTALLAGCFHPRPTVVPVPSIRYTFRPPSRSRTLVVFLPGMKSHGGDFEREGFVYTAREGGLEADLVEVDLHWGYYQDGSFVERLWEDVVRPARVSGYRRIWLVGISLGGSGALGFLREHPETLAGVVLLSPYLGPKELAEPIRDAGGLRRWKPAVTQPPKTFERFVEDNWGTLHRLTASKQAGPVLYLGYSNSEPMAPTLHLLAEALPPARVLRVTGGHRWTTWKRLWLEILQRQPFEEARGKAGPRRKPSR, from the coding sequence ATGCAGACTGGGGAAGGCGATCGGATTGGCTCGGGCTCGCCGCGCAAGAGGGCCGCGCGGAGCGCATGCCTGGCCCTGGCGCTCACCGCGCTGCTCGCCGGGTGCTTCCACCCCCGGCCCACAGTCGTTCCAGTTCCCTCGATACGCTATACCTTCCGCCCGCCAAGTCGCAGCCGCACGCTCGTCGTCTTCCTCCCCGGGATGAAATCGCACGGTGGGGACTTCGAGCGGGAGGGCTTCGTGTACACGGCACGCGAGGGCGGGCTCGAAGCCGACCTGGTCGAGGTGGACCTGCACTGGGGCTACTACCAGGATGGGAGCTTCGTCGAGCGGCTGTGGGAGGACGTCGTGCGCCCGGCGCGCGTCTCCGGATACCGCAGGATCTGGCTCGTCGGGATCTCCCTCGGAGGAAGCGGCGCCCTGGGCTTCCTGCGCGAGCATCCGGAAACGCTCGCGGGAGTCGTCCTGCTGAGCCCCTACCTGGGGCCCAAGGAGTTGGCGGAGCCTATTCGCGACGCGGGCGGCCTGCGGCGCTGGAAGCCGGCGGTGACGCAGCCGCCGAAAACGTTCGAGCGCTTCGTCGAGGACAACTGGGGCACGCTGCACCGTCTCACGGCGAGCAAGCAGGCCGGTCCCGTCCTCTATCTCGGCTACAGCAATAGCGAGCCGATGGCCCCCACGCTCCATCTGCTCGCCGAAGCGCTGCCGCCGGCGCGGGTCCTGCGAGTTACGGGCGGGCATCGATGGACGACCTGGAAGAGGCTCTGGCTCGAGATCCTCCAGCGCCAGCCGTTCGAGGAGGCTCGGGGAAAAGCGGGTCCTCGGCGCAAGC
- a CDS encoding formylglycine-generating enzyme family protein, which yields MRCGFLLVAFLCVLVIMLQAACRSAPAALAPGTQFRDCAEDCPCMVVVPAGRFRMGSPTTEPGRFDDEGPQHTVGIARPFAVSRAPITRGEYERFVRGSHHQGKEACSAMNDEARWVETPGLSWRSPGFEQTDTHPVVCVSWEDATAYAGWLSSKTGHPYRLLSEAEFEYVARAGTSTALPWGTSERDLCAHANSFDASARRAHPDWPGADCNDRYGNTAPVDAFPSNAFGVYGASGNVFQWTADCFVEGGYAGAPADGSARDAAGCALRVIRGGSWLNGWRGLRAAMRDRDRPQDRYTNIGIRVARGL from the coding sequence ATGAGATGCGGTTTCCTCCTCGTGGCCTTTCTGTGCGTCCTGGTCATCATGCTTCAGGCAGCCTGCCGCAGCGCGCCGGCGGCGTTGGCACCGGGCACGCAGTTCCGGGATTGCGCAGAGGATTGCCCGTGCATGGTCGTCGTTCCTGCCGGTCGCTTCCGGATGGGCTCGCCTACCACGGAGCCTGGACGGTTCGACGACGAAGGGCCGCAGCACACGGTCGGCATCGCCCGGCCCTTTGCAGTCAGTCGCGCACCGATCACGCGAGGGGAGTACGAGCGCTTCGTCCGTGGGTCGCACCATCAAGGCAAGGAAGCCTGTTCGGCCATGAACGACGAGGCTCGCTGGGTCGAGACTCCTGGTTTGAGCTGGAGGAGTCCTGGATTCGAGCAGACCGACACACATCCCGTCGTATGCGTTTCCTGGGAGGACGCGACGGCCTACGCAGGGTGGTTGAGCTCGAAGACGGGTCATCCCTACCGGCTCTTGTCGGAAGCGGAGTTCGAGTATGTCGCGCGGGCCGGCACGAGCACGGCCTTGCCGTGGGGGACATCCGAACGGGACCTCTGCGCGCACGCGAACAGCTTCGACGCCTCCGCACGCCGAGCCCATCCCGATTGGCCCGGCGCCGACTGCAATGACCGGTATGGCAATACCGCCCCGGTGGATGCGTTCCCGTCCAACGCCTTCGGAGTGTACGGCGCCAGCGGCAACGTCTTTCAATGGACCGCGGACTGCTTCGTCGAGGGCGGCTACGCCGGGGCGCCGGCTGATGGGTCGGCGCGCGACGCCGCTGGATGCGCGCTGCGCGTCATCCGGGGCGGCTCCTGGCTCAACGGCTGGCGGGGGCTGCGCGCGGCCATGCGCGATCGGGATCGGCCCCAGGACCGCTACACCAACATCGGGATCCGCGTGGCGCGGGGGTTGTGA
- a CDS encoding adenylate/guanylate cyclase domain-containing protein, with the protein MARRSRQDRSRALQAGLLIALIPGLAGILLLHWPPAESLETYGLDFLFQWRGVQAPPDGVCVVVLDDESYEALDVDPALPWPRRLHAELIRTLTREGARTIAFDILFDKPRDAAEDEAFRQALSASGKAVLGETVELTEDPRFRRAQLVEPYSPFASAAAAVGDVGLPTDRDGVIRRAWLVHEDRPSLALAAYEVATSDRRFHEAADRLIDYYGPARSVRTVSFYQALEPERHLPAGFFKGKIVFVGIARSSAAGPAAKDAFLTPFRGASGESTFGVEIHATLAANLLEGKRIGLLPGAAEAALLLLLPLLAIAAFMALRPLLGGAAFLLLLVLPPVAGLLAFTRGHVWIPIVIPTLVQLPAAYVLSLVWYYLTTARERERIRRAFSFYLSPDMIQQIAANPGTLNLGGEEIVATALFTDIKGFTPIAEKLTAPETAALLNDYFSGVTGHIFEEGGTLIKYIGDAVFAIWNAPLRREDHAAAACRAALALARSQDDGGPDEAPAAGKLITRIGVHTGPMLVGNLGSAQRFDYTAIGDAVNLASRLEGLNKALGTRALVSGETLDLAGGGFLVRRLGRAQVVGRSEAVEVCELLAEAGEAARIPADALDRFHWALAAFVARRFEEAAEGFQSVRELCGGADGPSEFYLRAIQRLAAEPPPPGWDGVMVIESK; encoded by the coding sequence ATGGCGCGCCGGAGCCGGCAGGATCGCTCGCGGGCGCTGCAGGCCGGGCTGCTGATCGCGCTGATCCCCGGCCTGGCCGGGATCCTGCTGCTGCACTGGCCGCCCGCGGAGAGCCTCGAGACCTACGGGCTCGACTTCCTCTTCCAGTGGCGCGGCGTGCAGGCGCCCCCGGACGGCGTCTGCGTCGTCGTCCTCGACGACGAGTCCTACGAAGCCCTCGACGTCGATCCCGCTCTCCCCTGGCCGCGCCGCCTGCACGCCGAGCTGATCCGGACCCTTACCCGGGAAGGTGCGCGGACCATCGCCTTCGACATCCTGTTCGACAAGCCGCGCGACGCCGCCGAAGACGAAGCCTTCCGCCAGGCCTTGAGCGCCTCGGGAAAGGCCGTCCTCGGCGAAACCGTGGAGCTCACCGAGGATCCGCGCTTCCGCCGGGCCCAGCTCGTCGAGCCCTACTCTCCCTTCGCCTCCGCCGCCGCGGCCGTCGGAGACGTCGGGCTGCCCACCGATCGGGACGGCGTGATCCGCCGCGCCTGGCTGGTGCATGAGGACCGTCCCAGCCTGGCGCTGGCGGCCTACGAAGTCGCGACGTCCGACCGCCGCTTCCACGAGGCGGCCGACCGGCTCATCGACTACTACGGTCCGGCGCGCAGCGTGCGCACCGTCTCCTTCTACCAGGCGCTGGAGCCGGAGCGCCATCTTCCCGCCGGCTTCTTCAAAGGCAAGATCGTGTTCGTCGGGATCGCCCGCTCCTCGGCGGCCGGACCGGCGGCCAAGGACGCGTTCCTTACTCCTTTCCGCGGCGCCTCCGGAGAGAGCACCTTCGGCGTGGAGATCCACGCCACCCTGGCGGCGAATCTCCTCGAAGGGAAGCGCATCGGTCTCCTCCCGGGAGCGGCCGAGGCCGCCCTCCTGCTGCTCCTTCCCCTGCTCGCCATCGCGGCCTTCATGGCCCTGCGCCCCCTGCTCGGCGGCGCCGCGTTCCTGCTCCTGCTGGTCCTGCCGCCCGTGGCCGGGTTGCTCGCCTTCACCCGCGGCCACGTTTGGATCCCGATCGTTATCCCGACGCTCGTCCAGCTCCCGGCCGCCTACGTCCTGAGCCTCGTCTGGTACTACCTGACGACGGCGCGCGAGCGCGAGCGCATCCGGCGTGCCTTCTCCTTTTATCTTTCTCCCGACATGATCCAGCAGATCGCGGCCAATCCCGGGACGCTCAACCTGGGAGGCGAGGAGATCGTCGCCACCGCCTTGTTCACCGACATCAAAGGGTTCACCCCCATCGCCGAGAAGCTCACCGCCCCGGAGACCGCGGCGCTGCTCAACGATTACTTCTCCGGCGTCACGGGCCACATCTTCGAGGAGGGGGGAACGCTCATCAAGTACATCGGCGACGCCGTCTTCGCCATCTGGAACGCGCCGCTGCGGCGCGAAGACCACGCGGCCGCGGCCTGCCGCGCCGCCCTGGCGCTGGCGAGGAGTCAGGACGACGGCGGCCCGGACGAGGCGCCGGCCGCCGGCAAGCTGATCACGCGGATCGGCGTCCACACCGGGCCGATGCTGGTGGGAAACCTCGGCTCGGCCCAGCGCTTCGACTACACCGCCATCGGCGACGCGGTGAACCTGGCTTCCCGGCTGGAGGGGCTGAACAAGGCGCTGGGGACGCGCGCCCTGGTGAGCGGCGAGACCCTGGACCTGGCCGGCGGAGGCTTCCTGGTCCGGCGGCTGGGGCGGGCCCAGGTGGTCGGCCGGAGCGAGGCGGTGGAGGTCTGCGAGCTGCTCGCGGAGGCCGGAGAGGCCGCGAGGATTCCCGCGGACGCGCTCGACAGGTTCCATTGGGCGCTCGCGGCCTTCGTGGCGCGGCGCTTCGAGGAAGCCGCCGAGGGATTCCAGAGCGTGCGCGAGCTGTGCGGAGGAGCGGACGGCCCTTCCGAATTCTATCTCCGCGCCATCCAGCGCCTGGCGGCGGAGCCCCCCCCGCCAGGGTGGGACGGGGTGATGGTCATCGAGTCGAAATAG
- a CDS encoding metallophosphoesterase family protein encodes MRVAAIYDIHGNLPALEAVLKDIREAEVDHVVVGGDVLPGPMPRETLLRLLGLTLPTQFIYGNGDREVLAQMADTETDWFRTAPQEWREPVRWTAQQLHEDHQRVLACWPATCRLDIDGLGEVLFCHATPRSDMECFTRLTPEDRLLPIFEEVHESVVVCGHTHMQFDRTVGRVRVVNAGSVGMPFGEPGAYWLLLGTDVQLRHTPYDLVKAAERIRDTTYPQAESFAARGVLQPPTEREALEMYSRTELK; translated from the coding sequence ATGCGCGTCGCTGCTATCTATGATATCCATGGCAACCTCCCTGCTCTCGAGGCGGTGCTGAAGGATATTCGTGAGGCGGAGGTAGACCACGTCGTGGTCGGAGGGGATGTGCTCCCGGGCCCGATGCCTCGCGAGACGCTCCTGCGTTTGCTGGGCCTCACCCTTCCGACGCAGTTCATCTACGGCAATGGCGACCGTGAGGTGCTTGCCCAAATGGCGGACACGGAGACGGACTGGTTCCGTACAGCCCCCCAAGAATGGCGCGAGCCCGTGCGCTGGACGGCGCAGCAGCTGCACGAGGACCATCAGCGGGTGTTGGCTTGCTGGCCGGCAACATGCCGCCTCGACATCGACGGGCTGGGTGAGGTGCTGTTTTGTCACGCGACGCCGCGAAGCGACATGGAGTGCTTTACTCGTTTGACGCCCGAAGACCGTCTCCTACCCATCTTTGAAGAAGTCCACGAGTCCGTAGTCGTCTGCGGTCATACCCACATGCAGTTCGACCGGACGGTTGGAAGGGTTCGCGTGGTGAATGCGGGCAGCGTAGGGATGCCGTTTGGCGAACCAGGTGCATACTGGCTCCTGCTCGGCACCGACGTCCAGCTTCGACATACGCCTTACGATCTGGTCAAAGCGGCCGAACGCATTCGCGATACGACCTATCCACAAGCCGAGAGCTTCGCGGCCCGCGGCGTCCTGCAGCCTCCTACCGAGCGAGAGGCTCTTGAAATGTACTCCCGGACTGAGTTGAAATGA
- a CDS encoding serine/threonine-protein kinase, producing the protein MPTCLACSSQVPADSRFCPRCGNALTPTSEIPTNLVPSGRSGSSGSLDEGRFTAGTILAGRYRIIGLLGRGGMGEVYRADDLMLSQAVALKFLPEALAKDPARLVRFLAEVRIARTISHPNVCRVYDIGEVDGRRFLSMEFVDGEDLSSLLRRIGRFAPDKATEIARQICAGLAAAHDKGVVHRDLKPANVMIDGQGKVRITDFGLAGLAADMKEGDVRVGTPAYMAPEQLAGKEVTLRSDLYALGLILYQMYTGKAPFKRGSSLTELIRDRQEQSLVSPGTLVSDLDPAIERAILRCLEKDPRQRPASALAVAASLPGGDPLAAALAAGETPAPEVVAAAGEEGGLAPRLAWMCLIATLLSTALALWLSPRHSLLGMVRLDKSPAVLQDRAEEILKELGHTAPAADAVRGFVVDEDYLKYLKEKDTSVTRWDALSKERPAPLFFWYRQSPRPILGYPGLTRVTMTEPPQSISGMATVALDPRGRLLLLEVVPPQVEEAADKASEGKAPDWPRLFRQAGLDVQSFTPAASTWTPPTYADARAAWEGEFPETRTKIRVEAASFQDRPVYFRILGPWTRPERMKTFQLDRGQRLTQNIGIAILFALVVGALVIARRNLRQGRGDRSGAFRIAGVFVAVHLFVWGLWAHHVPTRDEWNIIFLDTGYTLCWATILWVLYIALEPLVRRRWPETLISWTRILSGRYRDPRVGRDVLVGATCGTALTALASVVDPERWLGLASSVPNRAGVELLHDLRYPLGSLLDTPIHTIISGMILVFLLLLLRILLRRQWLAACSFVALLSLLTVGGSDHPLLGLPINLIFSVAFTFLILRFGLLAVIAALTCLNFFDIATTTDFSSWSSGPTLIVMVGWLGLTLYGFAVSLGGRQVFGSGLLEDET; encoded by the coding sequence ATGCCGACCTGCCTCGCATGTTCCAGCCAGGTGCCCGCCGATAGTCGGTTCTGCCCACGCTGCGGCAACGCGCTGACTCCCACTTCGGAGATTCCCACCAATCTGGTTCCTTCCGGCAGATCGGGGAGCTCCGGCTCGCTGGACGAGGGACGATTCACGGCCGGCACCATCCTGGCCGGCCGTTATCGCATCATCGGGCTGCTCGGCCGGGGAGGCATGGGGGAAGTCTATCGGGCCGACGATCTGATGCTCAGTCAGGCCGTGGCTTTGAAGTTCCTTCCGGAGGCTCTGGCGAAGGACCCCGCGAGGCTGGTGCGTTTCCTGGCCGAGGTGCGCATCGCCCGGACCATCTCGCACCCCAACGTGTGCCGGGTCTACGACATCGGCGAGGTCGACGGCCGGCGCTTTCTGTCCATGGAATTCGTGGATGGAGAGGACCTCTCCTCGCTGCTGCGACGGATCGGGCGCTTCGCTCCCGACAAGGCGACGGAGATCGCCCGGCAGATCTGCGCCGGTCTGGCCGCGGCCCACGACAAGGGCGTGGTCCACCGCGACCTGAAGCCCGCCAACGTCATGATCGATGGACAGGGGAAGGTTCGCATCACCGATTTCGGCCTGGCGGGTCTGGCCGCGGACATGAAGGAAGGGGACGTGCGGGTGGGGACGCCCGCCTACATGGCTCCGGAGCAGCTAGCCGGGAAGGAGGTCACCCTCCGCAGCGATCTCTACGCGCTGGGGCTCATCCTCTATCAAATGTATACGGGAAAGGCGCCTTTCAAGCGCGGCAGCAGCCTGACGGAATTGATCCGCGACCGCCAGGAGCAATCGCTCGTCAGTCCCGGCACGCTGGTGTCCGATCTCGATCCCGCGATCGAGCGGGCCATTCTGCGGTGCCTGGAGAAGGATCCGCGCCAGCGCCCTGCTTCCGCCTTGGCAGTGGCGGCTTCCCTGCCGGGAGGCGATCCGCTGGCGGCCGCTCTGGCCGCCGGAGAGACTCCGGCGCCGGAAGTGGTGGCCGCCGCGGGGGAAGAAGGAGGTCTCGCTCCGCGCCTCGCCTGGATGTGCCTCATCGCCACGCTGCTTTCGACGGCCCTGGCCCTCTGGTTGTCCCCTCGGCACAGCCTCCTGGGCATGGTGAGACTGGACAAGTCTCCCGCGGTTCTCCAGGACCGGGCCGAAGAGATTCTGAAGGAGTTGGGGCACACCGCTCCCGCGGCCGACGCGGTAAGAGGATTCGTGGTGGACGAGGATTATCTGAAGTACCTGAAGGAAAAAGACACGTCCGTGACGCGCTGGGACGCGCTGTCCAAGGAACGGCCGGCGCCGCTCTTCTTCTGGTACCGGCAGAGTCCACGGCCCATCCTCGGTTACCCCGGTCTGACGCGGGTGACCATGACGGAGCCTCCTCAGTCGATCTCGGGCATGGCGACCGTCGCGCTGGATCCTCGGGGCCGGCTGCTTCTCCTGGAGGTCGTGCCCCCGCAGGTTGAAGAAGCGGCGGACAAGGCATCGGAGGGCAAGGCACCCGACTGGCCGCGGCTCTTCCGGCAGGCGGGGTTGGACGTGCAGAGCTTCACTCCGGCCGCCTCCACCTGGACGCCTCCCACGTATGCCGACGCGCGCGCCGCCTGGGAGGGGGAGTTCCCCGAGACGCGCACCAAGATCCGGGTCGAGGCGGCGAGCTTTCAGGACCGGCCGGTCTATTTCAGGATTCTCGGACCCTGGACCCGGCCGGAGCGCATGAAGACGTTCCAGCTCGATCGCGGCCAGCGGCTCACGCAGAATATCGGGATTGCCATTCTGTTCGCGCTCGTCGTGGGGGCCCTGGTCATCGCGCGCCGAAACCTCAGGCAGGGGAGGGGCGACCGATCCGGGGCGTTCCGCATCGCGGGAGTCTTCGTAGCGGTGCACCTCTTCGTCTGGGGGCTGTGGGCCCACCACGTGCCGACGCGAGACGAATGGAACATCATCTTCCTCGACACCGGATACACGCTCTGCTGGGCCACGATCCTCTGGGTACTCTACATCGCCTTGGAGCCTCTGGTCCGCCGCCGATGGCCGGAGACGCTGATTTCCTGGACGCGGATCCTCTCCGGGCGCTACCGGGACCCGCGGGTCGGCCGGGACGTTCTCGTGGGGGCGACGTGCGGCACGGCGCTCACGGCGCTGGCGAGCGTGGTGGATCCGGAGCGCTGGCTGGGGTTGGCGTCTTCCGTCCCCAACCGCGCCGGAGTCGAGCTGCTCCACGACCTGCGGTACCCCCTCGGTAGTCTCCTGGACACGCCGATCCACACGATCATCAGCGGCATGATCCTGGTCTTCCTCCTCCTGCTGCTGCGGATTCTCCTGAGAAGGCAGTGGCTGGCGGCGTGCAGTTTCGTGGCGCTCCTGTCGCTTCTGACCGTGGGAGGGTCGGACCACCCGCTCCTGGGGCTGCCGATCAACTTGATCTTCAGCGTGGCCTTCACGTTCCTCATTTTGCGTTTCGGGCTTCTTGCGGTCATCGCCGCCCTCACCTGCTTGAACTTTTTCGACATCGCCACGACCACCGACTTTTCCTCCTGGAGCTCCGGACCGACTCTCATCGTGATGGTTGGTTGGCTCGGCTTGACTCTGTACGGCTTCGCCGTCTCGCTGGGCGGAAGGCAGGTCTTCGGAAGCGGTCTTCTGGAGGACGAGACTTGA
- a CDS encoding UbiD family decarboxylase: MRRYLDLLRRVDAVAEISAEVDPRLEAAEIHRRVISAGGPALIFRRVKGAGFPLVTNLFGTRRRVDLAFGSRPRQLLERAARLPETILPPSAGRIWGERELFLALARTGVRRGAWGPILFNVEKPARLSRLPILTTWAKDGGPFISMAQVYTEPPDGKGHNLGVYRLQVYDDHTTGMHWQIGKGGGFHFAAAEVREQALPVVATLGGPPALFLSAVAPLPENVGELLLASLVMGEKLRMAESPLSPLPLIADAEFALLGRVLPRERRPEGPFGDHYGYYSLIHDYPVFHVDAIARREHALYPATVVGKPRQEDFFIGDFLQDLLSPLFPVVMPAVRDLWSYGETGYHSLAAAVVRQRYRREAMAAAFRILGEGQLSLTKFLLVLDQPRDLKDFRGVLGEVLRRADFRTDLYVFGNLSMDSLDYAGPRIEEGSKGVLLGVGDVKRDLPEIFAGPLPAGLTDVRVFCPGCLVVQGPPFPAQTPRGEAAGDVTPILAHAALDDWPLVVFADHAARAVRSVFNFLWTTFTRFEPAADLHGREIRLIRSHPSFTPPVAIDARMKPWYPEELFCDPETAALVDRRWKEYFPAGGVEMGDSDRASLD; encoded by the coding sequence CTGCGCCGCTATCTCGACCTGCTGCGGCGGGTCGACGCGGTGGCGGAGATCTCCGCCGAGGTAGATCCGCGCCTGGAGGCGGCCGAAATCCACCGGCGCGTCATCTCGGCCGGGGGCCCGGCGCTGATCTTCCGCCGGGTCAAGGGCGCCGGCTTTCCCCTCGTGACCAACCTCTTCGGCACCCGCCGCCGGGTCGATCTCGCCTTCGGCAGCCGCCCCCGCCAGCTTCTCGAGCGGGCCGCGCGGCTTCCCGAAACGATCCTCCCTCCCTCCGCGGGACGGATCTGGGGGGAGCGGGAGCTCTTCCTGGCGCTGGCCCGGACCGGCGTCCGCCGCGGCGCCTGGGGCCCCATCCTCTTCAACGTCGAAAAGCCGGCGCGCCTGTCGCGGCTCCCGATCCTCACCACCTGGGCGAAGGACGGCGGGCCCTTCATCTCGATGGCTCAGGTCTACACCGAGCCCCCGGACGGGAAGGGGCACAACCTGGGCGTCTACCGCCTTCAGGTCTACGACGACCACACGACCGGCATGCACTGGCAGATCGGCAAGGGAGGCGGGTTTCATTTCGCCGCGGCGGAAGTCCGCGAGCAGGCCCTGCCGGTCGTGGCCACGCTGGGCGGGCCGCCGGCGCTCTTCCTGTCGGCGGTGGCGCCGCTGCCGGAAAACGTCGGGGAGCTGCTCCTGGCATCGCTCGTGATGGGGGAGAAGCTGCGGATGGCGGAGTCGCCCCTCTCCCCGCTTCCTCTGATCGCCGACGCCGAGTTCGCCCTGCTGGGACGGGTGCTTCCCCGGGAGCGCCGCCCCGAGGGCCCCTTCGGCGATCATTACGGATACTACTCGCTGATCCACGACTACCCCGTGTTCCACGTCGACGCGATCGCGCGCCGGGAGCATGCGCTCTATCCGGCGACGGTGGTGGGCAAGCCGCGCCAGGAGGATTTCTTCATCGGGGACTTCCTCCAGGACCTCCTGTCGCCGCTCTTTCCCGTCGTCATGCCGGCGGTGCGGGATCTCTGGTCCTACGGCGAGACCGGCTACCATTCGCTGGCGGCCGCCGTCGTCCGCCAGCGGTACCGCCGGGAGGCGATGGCCGCCGCGTTCCGGATCCTGGGGGAGGGGCAGCTCTCCCTGACCAAGTTCCTGCTCGTGCTCGACCAGCCGCGCGATCTGAAGGACTTCCGCGGCGTGCTCGGCGAGGTGCTGCGCCGGGCCGATTTCCGGACCGATCTCTACGTCTTCGGCAATCTCTCCATGGACAGCCTCGACTACGCCGGGCCCCGGATCGAGGAAGGCAGCAAAGGGGTGTTGTTGGGCGTGGGAGACGTGAAGCGCGATCTTCCCGAGATCTTCGCGGGCCCGCTGCCCGCCGGCCTCACCGACGTCCGGGTCTTCTGCCCGGGCTGCCTCGTCGTCCAGGGACCCCCCTTCCCCGCCCAGACCCCGCGCGGCGAGGCGGCCGGCGACGTGACCCCGATCCTGGCCCATGCCGCGCTGGATGACTGGCCGCTTGTCGTCTTCGCCGACCACGCCGCGCGCGCCGTCCGCAGCGTCTTCAACTTCCTCTGGACGACCTTCACCCGCTTCGAGCCGGCCGCCGATCTCCACGGCCGCGAGATCCGGCTGATCCGCTCCCACCCCTCGTTCACGCCGCCGGTGGCCATCGACGCCCGCATGAAGCCTTGGTATCCGGAAGAGCTGTTCTGCGATCCGGAAACGGCAGCGCTCGTCGACCGGCGCTGGAAGGAATATTTCCCGGCGGGAGGGGTGGAGATGGGTGATTCGGATCGGGCCAGTCTCGACTGA
- a CDS encoding DUF1697 domain-containing protein has translation MPTNAKMPALKRCFERAGFGDVKTVLGSGNVVFSAPAAPMSTLERKAEAAMAKELGRTFHTIVRPQNALRRMLEADPYAAFRLPANGKRIITFLRKPHRAKLALPLGSTGRGSSPRAAARFSPSTCRTHAAPYS, from the coding sequence ATGCCGACGAACGCCAAGATGCCGGCGCTGAAGCGCTGCTTCGAGCGGGCCGGCTTCGGCGACGTCAAGACGGTGCTGGGGAGTGGCAACGTAGTGTTCAGCGCGCCGGCGGCACCGATGTCCACGCTCGAGCGGAAGGCCGAAGCCGCGATGGCGAAGGAGCTCGGCCGCACGTTCCACACCATCGTGCGCCCGCAGAACGCATTGCGCCGAATGCTCGAGGCCGATCCTTACGCCGCCTTCCGCCTGCCCGCCAACGGCAAGCGCATCATCACCTTTCTGCGAAAACCTCATCGGGCGAAGCTCGCGCTGCCCCTTGGGTCGACGGGGCGCGGATCCTCGCCACGCGCGGCCGCGAGATTTTCACCGTCTACATGCCGAACCCACGCGGCGCCGTATTCATGA
- a CDS encoding BrnA antitoxin family protein, with translation MKKEYDFSKARRNPYASRLKRQVTIRLDAHTIKYFKSISEECGIPYQTLINLYLRDCAATGKRLALNWKSVA, from the coding sequence ATGAAGAAGGAATATGACTTTTCGAAGGCACGTCGGAATCCTTACGCGAGCCGCCTGAAGCGGCAGGTGACAATTCGTCTCGATGCACACACCATCAAGTATTTCAAGTCAATCTCGGAGGAGTGTGGAATCCCGTACCAGACGCTCATTAACCTCTACCTTCGGGACTGCGCGGCTACAGGCAAGCGTCTCGCCCTGAACTGGAAGTCGGTAGCGTAA